One window of the Granulicella arctica genome contains the following:
- a CDS encoding VirB8/TrbF family protein, with product MSTHTAPIESALTPEQALLTDHIGNEVYASHYAERKAYRLVIGCGTVVLLGSMWLNFSLAHRPIANRYIRIDEMGRAQAIQYSDLNYSPREGEVRTYLTDWANYRYTIGRDTIAKKYPLNYYFLSQTLASQLMTADNANHLVSQVVAGQIETSDVQVKNVTITSMSDETVQGARIARGTALVAIDRFYSAQNSREPRTEHWMLSITYYLNPKQVSDQARIFPQFETINPLGLTITEFHENRLSVDPIVPGTNAALPALPATPATGATR from the coding sequence ATGTCCACACACACAGCACCCATTGAAAGCGCGCTCACGCCGGAGCAAGCCCTGCTCACGGACCACATCGGGAATGAGGTCTATGCCTCCCACTATGCCGAGCGCAAAGCCTATCGTCTTGTCATCGGTTGCGGGACCGTTGTGCTACTCGGTTCGATGTGGCTTAACTTCTCTCTGGCACATCGTCCTATTGCGAATCGCTACATCCGCATCGATGAGATGGGCCGCGCCCAGGCAATCCAATACAGCGACCTCAACTACAGCCCTCGTGAGGGCGAAGTCCGGACATATCTCACAGACTGGGCGAACTACCGCTACACCATTGGCCGGGACACCATCGCGAAGAAGTATCCGCTCAACTACTACTTCTTATCGCAGACACTCGCCTCGCAATTGATGACTGCCGACAACGCGAATCATCTTGTTTCGCAAGTGGTGGCGGGGCAGATCGAGACCAGCGACGTGCAGGTAAAGAACGTGACCATTACGTCCATGTCAGACGAGACCGTTCAGGGCGCACGGATCGCCCGTGGAACGGCCCTTGTTGCGATCGACAGGTTCTACTCTGCGCAGAACTCCCGTGAGCCCCGGACAGAACATTGGATGCTGAGTATTACCTACTATCTGAATCCCAAACAGGTCAGCGACCAGGCACGCATCTTCCCGCAGTTCGAGACCATCAATCCGCTCGGATTGACTATCACTGAATTCCACGAAAACCGGCTCTCGGTCGATCCGATAGTGCCGGGAACCAATGCAGCGTTGCCGGCGTTACCGGCAACGCCAGCAACAGGAGCGACGCGATGA
- a CDS encoding CpaF family protein: MSYRLILPFFPEELRALLLDTSISDLMINGTTGVYADRNGVIEHIPLSTPYTNDRLQAAIERVARILGQDLTTQNPILNTRLPDGSRVAVVGAPSSINGPTLTIRKFNRWYTSDELIAVGSLPEPVRDKVIGFINERKNGIISGGTSSGKTTLMKALLDHVPQHERLVVIEQPAELKVNHANAVRWEAVEAIPGQVAITPSQLLAAALRHRPDRIIMGEIRDECGYDLLQAMNTGHGGTLSTIHAKSAWDALNRLSDLALSARANLNHAFIRSETAEAIDFVLYCERDATGRRRVRELITVNGYTHADQSFQTEDIYRASAA, encoded by the coding sequence ATGAGCTACCGCCTAATCCTCCCGTTCTTCCCCGAGGAGTTGCGTGCGCTGTTGCTTGACACTTCCATCTCGGACCTCATGATCAATGGCACCACAGGCGTCTATGCGGATCGGAATGGCGTGATCGAGCATATCCCTCTTTCTACGCCATACACGAATGACCGGCTGCAGGCTGCAATTGAGAGGGTCGCTCGTATCCTCGGGCAGGATCTCACGACGCAGAATCCGATCCTGAATACACGCTTGCCCGATGGCTCGCGTGTGGCGGTGGTGGGCGCTCCGTCTTCGATCAATGGGCCGACGCTGACCATCCGCAAATTCAATCGCTGGTACACCTCCGATGAGTTGATCGCCGTTGGCAGCTTGCCCGAGCCCGTTCGCGACAAAGTCATCGGCTTCATCAACGAGCGAAAGAACGGCATTATCAGCGGCGGAACCAGCTCGGGGAAGACGACCTTGATGAAGGCTTTGCTTGACCACGTTCCCCAGCATGAACGTCTCGTGGTCATCGAGCAGCCCGCCGAATTGAAAGTCAACCACGCCAACGCCGTCCGCTGGGAGGCCGTTGAGGCGATTCCCGGCCAGGTTGCCATCACTCCGAGCCAGCTCTTAGCAGCCGCTCTGCGCCATCGTCCCGACCGGATCATCATGGGCGAGATACGCGATGAGTGCGGCTATGACTTACTGCAAGCGATGAACACAGGGCATGGCGGAACGCTCTCCACCATCCACGCAAAGTCCGCATGGGACGCCCTGAATAGGCTGTCGGATTTGGCCCTGAGCGCGCGGGCCAATCTCAACCACGCATTCATTCGCTCCGAGACAGCAGAGGCCATCGACTTTGTTCTGTACTGCGAGCGCGATGCCACGGGCCGCCGCCGGGTGCGCGAGCTGATTACCGTGAACGGATACACCCACGCGGACCAGAGCTTCCAGACGGAGGACATCTATCGTGCTTCCGCCGCCTGA
- a CDS encoding single-stranded DNA-binding protein, whose product MYSNKVTLIGFTGADAEVRTNNDRSLTTLSLATKSSYKKDGKYIEHTEWHRCVVFGKLGEFAAKLQKGAHIQVEGELRSRKYDSTKTGAEVTVWEIRVNSILKLDRAAKAAAEDEDESTEEEAA is encoded by the coding sequence ATGTACTCAAACAAAGTCACCCTCATCGGATTCACCGGCGCTGATGCAGAAGTTCGCACCAACAACGACCGCAGCCTTACCACACTCTCGCTGGCAACCAAGTCCTCCTATAAGAAGGACGGCAAGTACATCGAGCACACCGAATGGCACCGTTGCGTCGTCTTCGGCAAGCTCGGAGAGTTCGCCGCCAAGCTGCAGAAAGGCGCTCACATCCAGGTCGAGGGCGAGTTGCGCAGCCGCAAGTACGACAGCACGAAGACCGGCGCGGAAGTGACGGTTTGGGAGATTCGGGTCAACTCGATTCTCAAGCTGGATCGTGCCGCCAAAGCGGCAGCGGAAGACGAGGACGAATCCACCGAGGAAGAGGCCGCATAG
- a CDS encoding RepB family DNA primase: MNGTAQDFLTRCFAPGDTIALLLRNESIAKTQQRIVPLERALAPRYRGWLAHENHSGTNIYVAANPLLSGSRKRTKDCIASIRHLYIDIDVNGEGRLAALRASELVPEPNVIVSTSAGKYQVLWRVEDFDFYTQEMTLKLLAMAFHGDISCTDCNRVLRIPGFKNCKYDPAQLVTVEYLSDATYQPDDFHLYVLREACMIPPIPQQPIRRDMQTNSEHDWTWISRELAHGKDAVTLTLELASRRSDKPNPTYYAQRTVDMASARLWLTEGTSIADVIAMLESRRQSELPAALCSARAREIAATAQRMIARNKIA, encoded by the coding sequence ATGAATGGAACAGCCCAAGACTTTCTTACCCGTTGCTTCGCTCCGGGTGACACGATCGCTCTCTTGCTTCGCAACGAGAGCATCGCAAAGACACAGCAACGCATTGTTCCTTTGGAACGTGCGCTCGCACCCCGTTACCGTGGATGGCTCGCCCATGAAAACCACAGCGGCACGAACATCTACGTGGCTGCCAATCCGCTGCTTTCCGGCAGCCGGAAGCGCACCAAGGATTGCATCGCTTCCATTCGCCACCTGTACATCGATATCGACGTGAACGGAGAGGGCCGTCTCGCTGCGCTCCGGGCTTCCGAGCTTGTGCCGGAGCCGAATGTGATTGTCTCTACATCGGCAGGCAAATACCAGGTGTTGTGGCGCGTGGAGGATTTCGACTTCTACACGCAAGAGATGACGCTCAAGCTCCTCGCCATGGCCTTCCATGGCGACATCTCCTGCACGGATTGCAACCGGGTTCTTCGCATCCCCGGATTCAAGAATTGCAAGTACGATCCAGCGCAGCTCGTCACCGTCGAGTATCTCTCCGATGCGACCTATCAGCCGGATGACTTTCACCTCTATGTCCTTCGCGAAGCCTGCATGATTCCACCTATCCCGCAGCAGCCGATACGTCGGGATATGCAGACCAACTCCGAGCATGATTGGACTTGGATCTCGCGTGAGCTTGCCCACGGCAAAGATGCCGTGACGCTCACTCTGGAGCTGGCTTCGCGGCGCTCCGACAAGCCCAATCCCACCTACTACGCCCAACGCACGGTGGATATGGCTTCGGCCCGTCTCTGGCTGACGGAGGGCACATCCATCGCGGACGTAATCGCGATGCTTGAGAGCCGCAGACAGTCTGAGCTTCCCGCTGCACTTTGCTCCGCTCGTGCGAGGGAGATTGCGGCCACGGCACAGCGCATGATTGCACGCAATAAGATCGCCTGA
- a CDS encoding type IV secretion system DNA-binding domain-containing protein, with product MNSNQQWGRKETIVWPPHAPVYTFSALALGVFATLFFVWQFLRFTETPLRRTYTPTYIQSLIGATFKQHGKYRLLYVGGGKAAPRLALPADFVPGETKLPTGAVFPAELSEATRNQGYTVFYRGPEKDYKRGEFFTDTPQKIFAHLLKYKPSPEELVAWMSDEDEIDRRLKGTELANFAPKDAPQQRSGVLGSLGLVADSLRLLPTREEAQGREWCATEWAEKREGWIFLTSTEAEQEALRPLHSLWIDLLVLRLLTKPKPEQKKVWLVIDELASLQRLPQFHTALTKGRKSDNPIVFGYQGKAQLETIYGHLAEVMLSQPTTKFILRTAEPNAAKWAAEMIGEVEIERVRETVADGKRQGKSFTLDRQIEPLVMKSEVEGLPDLHTFVKINNYVSRFSFPPMSLPKVAEALIPRVIPPHKMWFNPLAPVPVAGPPAAHSTAESGSDPGNAASSKGAPIKEAEAMVPKLELPKAVVPSAQAQTSSISHNL from the coding sequence ATGAATAGCAATCAGCAGTGGGGTCGCAAAGAGACCATTGTTTGGCCGCCGCACGCTCCCGTCTATACCTTCAGCGCGTTGGCGTTGGGTGTTTTCGCAACGCTGTTTTTCGTGTGGCAGTTTCTCCGCTTCACGGAGACGCCGTTGCGCCGGACATATACCCCGACCTATATACAGTCGCTCATCGGTGCGACGTTCAAGCAGCATGGCAAGTATCGACTGCTGTATGTCGGGGGCGGCAAAGCCGCTCCCCGACTGGCCCTGCCAGCCGACTTCGTTCCCGGCGAAACCAAGCTGCCCACCGGTGCTGTCTTTCCTGCTGAATTGTCGGAGGCAACACGGAATCAGGGGTACACGGTTTTCTATCGAGGGCCGGAGAAGGACTACAAGCGGGGCGAGTTCTTTACGGATACGCCGCAGAAGATCTTCGCCCATCTCCTGAAGTACAAGCCTTCACCCGAAGAATTGGTTGCGTGGATGTCGGACGAGGATGAGATCGATCGGCGTTTGAAAGGCACCGAGCTTGCGAACTTCGCTCCCAAGGATGCGCCCCAGCAGCGGAGTGGTGTACTTGGCTCGCTCGGCCTTGTGGCCGACAGCTTGCGTCTCCTGCCTACCCGCGAAGAAGCCCAGGGCCGGGAGTGGTGCGCGACGGAATGGGCCGAAAAGCGTGAGGGCTGGATCTTCCTCACATCCACGGAAGCCGAGCAGGAGGCGCTTCGTCCGTTGCATTCGCTCTGGATTGATCTGCTTGTGTTGCGTCTTCTGACCAAGCCGAAGCCGGAACAGAAAAAGGTATGGCTGGTGATCGACGAGCTGGCCAGCCTCCAGCGTCTTCCGCAGTTCCATACGGCGCTGACCAAGGGCCGTAAGAGCGATAACCCTATCGTCTTTGGCTACCAGGGCAAGGCACAGCTTGAAACCATCTACGGTCATCTTGCCGAGGTGATGCTTTCGCAACCGACTACCAAATTCATCCTCCGCACCGCCGAGCCGAACGCGGCGAAGTGGGCAGCGGAAATGATCGGCGAGGTCGAGATCGAGCGCGTCCGAGAGACGGTTGCGGATGGCAAGCGCCAGGGCAAGAGCTTCACCCTTGACCGGCAGATCGAGCCGCTGGTGATGAAGTCTGAGGTGGAAGGTCTGCCCGACCTCCATACCTTCGTGAAGATCAACAACTACGTCTCACGCTTTTCATTCCCGCCCATGAGCCTCCCCAAGGTGGCAGAGGCCCTAATCCCGCGCGTGATTCCTCCCCACAAGATGTGGTTCAACCCTCTCGCGCCGGTACCCGTGGCCGGTCCACCTGCCGCGCATTCGACCGCGGAGTCCGGCAGCGACCCCGGGAATGCCGCATCAAGCAAAGGCGCTCCGATCAAAGAAGCCGAGGCAATGGTTCCAAAGCTGGAGCTTCCCAAGGCCGTGGTTCCTTCGGCGCAGGCCCAGACTTCCTCCATCTCGCACAACTTGTAG
- the mobF gene encoding MobF family relaxase, whose protein sequence is MLTISKAISSAQAQTYHKLEYTSDAQSYYKQDDTVKGESQGKLAASLGLSGEVAPLEFSRLTEGIHPQTEAQMVRHREGQEYTNADGSVTKPVEHRAGWDATFSAPKSVSLTALVGGDERVTKAHRAAVTTALDELEKYTHARIGGNNPAEVTGKFVAAKFEHDTARPVNGYAAPQLHTHAIIFNVTEREDGSTRAIQERTFFESQNYATAVYQSVLTHQLRKLGYEIEPGQSGAPEILGFTQAYLDASSPRSRQIKEQMERTGFQGPEAAQIAAHATRDRKQTLTASEVLAAHKEMAKDFGDQPERVIAAARERALRQAQEPSVQPDFRGAVAFAKEKVFEREAVADERVIMREALRRGMGEVSFSEVQTEFQRRREEGEFRSVQGQKYSSGRSFTTPETIADERANVQHVLNGQGASAPMLSTAAAERQATSREFLNEAQQTAIREVLTSTDRVHGFQGLAGTGKTSTLAAIREGAEQGGYKVEGFAPTSKAAGQLREAGIEANTLQSFLARQKDPDSSRHLYMLDESSLASTKQMRAFLEKIHPQDRVLVIGDTRQHQGVDAGRPFQQMQEAGMQTSKLDTIMRQKDPELLRAVQHLATNETEMGIALLAQQGRVTEFASAPERIAAIARDYAARPENTLIVSPDNRSRQQINEAVRGELLKAGTLAEDGRQFLTLSHRSDMTGPDRTWAAMYRPGDVVQYERGSKAEGIERGSFGVVRSSDAATNRLTVEFSHGSSVEYDPKRVYGVNVYRETSREFATGDRLQFSAIYKDLGISNRDMGTITRMEPDRLTVLMDGKEQRSVSFNPTEFRQFDHGYAVTSHSSQGLTADRVIANIDTESSRSLINNRLAYVAISRASEDARIYTNDAATLGQRLATDVTKTTALDFTAKPEPPAAQEVSKSQTLAVHEYSNPDSRLAAVASEYASRPQHSVIVAPDRRERAELTQLIRADLYAQGKLGRDAQAVTVLIEKETGSKMRVESYQLGDKIQYKTGSPGLDGIPHDSQGTVVSTTSRGNLLSVRFDATREEVTYDPAQLRTQTRESRVFQEETRAISQGERVRFGTYDKEMGVRSGDLGTVTRIGEDHAMTVKMDSGKIAEVPPEKAQHIDYGYVVDSLKNVRAERVIATGDGLTQQAFQAASAKADLALYTSPPQQEFASSKEIAVTEFAQPTKQQNDFGIGF, encoded by the coding sequence ATGCTGACCATTTCGAAAGCCATCAGCTCCGCCCAGGCGCAGACGTATCACAAGCTCGAATACACCAGCGATGCGCAGAGCTATTACAAGCAGGACGACACGGTAAAAGGAGAGTCGCAGGGCAAACTTGCCGCTTCCCTTGGCCTCTCCGGTGAGGTCGCACCGTTGGAGTTCTCCCGTCTGACGGAAGGCATACACCCGCAGACGGAGGCGCAGATGGTGCGGCACCGGGAAGGACAGGAATACACAAACGCGGATGGTTCGGTGACCAAACCCGTCGAGCACAGGGCCGGGTGGGACGCGACCTTCTCCGCTCCCAAATCTGTTTCGCTGACTGCCCTCGTTGGCGGTGACGAGCGCGTGACAAAGGCACACCGAGCTGCCGTGACGACCGCCCTTGATGAGTTGGAGAAGTACACGCATGCGCGGATCGGCGGCAACAATCCCGCCGAGGTGACCGGGAAGTTCGTCGCTGCAAAGTTCGAACATGACACGGCGAGGCCTGTGAACGGCTACGCCGCGCCGCAGCTCCATACCCACGCCATCATCTTTAATGTCACGGAACGCGAAGATGGTTCCACCCGTGCCATCCAGGAACGGACATTCTTCGAGTCGCAAAACTATGCGACCGCCGTGTACCAATCGGTGCTGACGCATCAGCTACGCAAGCTGGGCTATGAGATCGAGCCGGGACAGAGCGGCGCACCCGAAATTCTGGGCTTCACACAGGCATACCTTGACGCCTCCAGCCCTCGTTCTCGGCAGATCAAAGAACAGATGGAACGGACGGGTTTCCAGGGACCAGAGGCGGCGCAGATCGCCGCCCACGCGACCCGTGACCGGAAGCAAACCCTCACGGCGTCCGAAGTGTTGGCGGCGCACAAGGAGATGGCCAAAGACTTCGGTGACCAGCCGGAACGGGTGATCGCCGCCGCGCGCGAACGTGCCCTGAGACAGGCACAGGAACCCAGTGTGCAGCCGGATTTTCGTGGGGCGGTAGCCTTCGCGAAGGAGAAGGTTTTCGAACGAGAGGCCGTGGCCGATGAACGTGTCATCATGCGGGAAGCACTACGCAGGGGCATGGGCGAGGTCAGCTTTTCGGAGGTGCAGACGGAGTTCCAGCGGCGGCGGGAGGAAGGCGAATTCCGTTCCGTCCAAGGTCAAAAATACAGCTCTGGCCGCAGCTTCACAACACCTGAGACGATTGCCGACGAGCGAGCAAACGTGCAGCATGTCCTTAACGGACAGGGCGCATCGGCTCCAATGCTGTCCACAGCCGCCGCAGAGCGGCAGGCCACGTCCCGCGAGTTTCTGAACGAGGCGCAGCAAACGGCCATCCGCGAGGTGCTGACCAGCACCGACCGCGTACACGGATTCCAGGGATTAGCCGGAACCGGGAAGACGAGCACGCTGGCCGCCATCCGTGAGGGTGCGGAGCAGGGCGGCTATAAGGTCGAAGGCTTCGCCCCGACCTCGAAAGCCGCAGGCCAGCTTCGCGAAGCAGGGATCGAGGCCAACACGCTTCAGAGTTTCCTTGCCCGGCAGAAGGACCCCGATTCCAGCAGACATCTCTATATGCTGGACGAATCCAGTCTCGCCAGCACCAAACAGATGCGGGCCTTTCTCGAAAAGATACACCCGCAGGATCGTGTTCTGGTCATTGGCGACACGCGCCAGCATCAGGGCGTCGATGCTGGCCGCCCCTTCCAGCAGATGCAGGAGGCGGGGATGCAGACCTCCAAGCTCGACACGATCATGCGGCAGAAAGACCCGGAGTTGCTACGTGCTGTGCAGCACCTTGCCACCAACGAAACAGAGATGGGGATCGCTCTGCTCGCCCAGCAGGGCCGTGTCACCGAGTTTGCCAGTGCGCCGGAGCGCATCGCCGCTATCGCACGGGATTACGCCGCCAGGCCGGAGAACACTCTCATCGTTTCGCCGGACAATCGCAGCCGCCAGCAGATCAATGAAGCCGTGCGCGGCGAGTTGCTGAAGGCTGGCACGCTGGCCGAGGACGGTCGGCAGTTCCTCACGCTATCCCATCGTTCCGATATGACCGGCCCCGACCGCACCTGGGCGGCGATGTACCGCCCCGGCGATGTCGTTCAGTACGAACGCGGCAGCAAAGCCGAGGGGATCGAGCGCGGCAGCTTCGGCGTGGTGCGATCGAGCGATGCGGCTACGAATCGTTTGACCGTGGAGTTCTCCCATGGCTCCAGTGTCGAGTACGACCCCAAGCGGGTCTATGGCGTGAACGTCTATCGCGAGACCAGCCGGGAATTCGCCACCGGCGACCGGCTCCAGTTCTCGGCTATTTATAAGGATCTGGGGATTTCGAACCGCGACATGGGAACTATTACTAGAATGGAGCCGGACCGACTCACCGTACTCATGGATGGGAAGGAACAGCGTTCTGTCAGCTTCAATCCCACTGAGTTTCGGCAGTTTGACCACGGCTACGCTGTCACATCCCACAGCTCTCAGGGACTAACCGCAGATCGCGTGATCGCCAATATCGATACCGAGTCCAGCCGCAGCCTCATCAACAACCGGCTCGCCTATGTCGCCATCTCTCGCGCCTCCGAAGACGCGAGGATTTATACGAACGACGCTGCAACGTTGGGCCAGCGGCTCGCTACCGATGTGACCAAGACTACGGCTCTGGACTTTACAGCCAAGCCCGAGCCGCCCGCAGCGCAGGAGGTTTCGAAGTCGCAGACCCTTGCGGTGCATGAGTACAGCAATCCGGATTCACGGCTCGCAGCCGTCGCTAGCGAGTACGCCAGCCGCCCGCAACATTCCGTCATCGTCGCGCCCGATCGCCGAGAGCGCGCCGAGCTGACACAGCTAATTCGGGCCGACCTCTACGCGCAAGGCAAACTCGGCCGCGACGCCCAGGCTGTAACAGTTCTCATCGAGAAAGAGACTGGGAGCAAGATGCGTGTTGAAAGCTACCAGCTCGGTGACAAAATCCAGTACAAGACCGGCAGCCCCGGCCTCGACGGTATCCCTCATGACAGCCAGGGCACGGTTGTTTCCACGACCTCGCGCGGCAATCTCCTCTCTGTTCGCTTCGACGCGACCCGCGAAGAAGTTACCTACGATCCCGCGCAGCTCCGAACTCAAACGCGCGAGAGCAGAGTCTTCCAGGAAGAGACTCGCGCAATCTCCCAGGGTGAGCGCGTACGCTTCGGCACCTACGATAAGGAGATGGGCGTGCGCTCCGGTGACCTCGGGACTGTCACCCGCATCGGCGAGGACCACGCCATGACCGTGAAGATGGATTCCGGCAAGATCGCCGAAGTTCCTCCTGAGAAGGCACAGCACATCGACTACGGTTACGTCGTCGATTCTTTGAAGAACGTTCGCGCAGAACGTGTGATCGCAACTGGCGATGGACTCACCCAACAGGCGTTCCAGGCAGCGTCCGCCAAAGCGGATCTCGCTCTATACACCAGCCCGCCGCAGCAAGAATTCGCTTCTTCCAAGGAAATCGCAGTAACAGAATTCGCCCAGCCCACCAAGCAGCAGAATGATTTCGGAATCGGCTTCTAG
- a CDS encoding VPA1262 family N-terminal domain-containing protein has translation MQPAPQDTEIRRLGHMQELSRLLTPGAIGFYDHIEVTEIVGFVDDPTKPVNIFTIIVAGEGDVEATVSPQFLNPGRIELAKLKEWKFGVVRYRLPICELEQLVSDITSRQVWRGSGKDLRLGKMTALSPKFVPHDGRNAVPLNRVLKNNFWSGSHVFEWVDPKKEQLRPFFEDPTRLQDLSDRIGRFVPIEIGALSDRLGNVMLQLAVNVMAAKFSEATIGHALTLKMGWHPKATPRELMVTCERNSDGFVSAFVAVKVTGEETPIPLASRDGPYRASIWEPNGGTLLSATGEFDFFDSVPINMHALTNHTRTFVLRNTFGAETKHEVGVITHQSLLVGTPYVDPNGGFTQSRLYAEEISGLLERREFVQYAKELTDLRLERERALSDIRRLINQHCEAGAWLWDPFLTAKDILDTLFFCHRRNADLRALTSGKESPEGRLFSTPEDDLVALQRRVFQEAESNLEGLRLEFRRKYGQYGSSFHDRFLIFPRTLHRETLVWSLGTSINGVGKEHHILQLVDNGQAIMDAFLELWNKLTEPEHLVWRVP, from the coding sequence ATGCAACCCGCGCCGCAGGACACGGAGATTCGCCGGTTGGGGCATATGCAAGAACTATCGAGGCTGCTGACACCTGGTGCGATCGGCTTTTACGACCACATTGAAGTGACGGAAATTGTTGGCTTTGTCGACGACCCTACCAAGCCGGTCAATATTTTTACCATCATCGTTGCGGGCGAGGGCGACGTTGAAGCGACTGTCTCGCCCCAGTTCCTGAACCCAGGCCGAATCGAGCTGGCAAAGCTCAAAGAGTGGAAGTTCGGAGTCGTACGCTACCGTCTCCCCATTTGCGAACTGGAACAGCTCGTCTCTGATATCACTTCTCGCCAGGTTTGGCGCGGCTCCGGCAAAGACCTCAGACTCGGCAAAATGACGGCTCTCTCACCGAAGTTCGTTCCCCATGACGGTCGTAATGCGGTCCCTCTCAACCGGGTTCTTAAGAATAATTTCTGGAGCGGGTCACATGTGTTCGAATGGGTCGATCCGAAAAAGGAGCAGTTGCGCCCGTTTTTTGAAGACCCTACAAGGCTTCAGGATCTGTCGGATCGAATCGGACGATTCGTACCTATCGAGATCGGGGCGCTCTCGGACCGCCTGGGCAATGTCATGCTGCAGTTAGCGGTGAACGTTATGGCAGCGAAGTTCAGCGAGGCGACAATCGGCCATGCGCTTACGCTCAAGATGGGCTGGCATCCAAAAGCGACCCCGCGTGAGCTCATGGTGACCTGCGAACGCAACTCAGACGGGTTCGTCTCGGCCTTCGTCGCGGTGAAGGTTACCGGCGAGGAGACACCCATCCCACTTGCCTCCCGGGACGGACCCTATCGTGCCTCGATATGGGAACCCAACGGAGGGACACTTCTTTCTGCTACAGGAGAGTTTGATTTCTTCGATTCTGTTCCGATCAATATGCACGCTCTGACGAACCACACTCGCACGTTCGTCCTTCGGAACACCTTTGGCGCGGAAACGAAGCATGAGGTTGGCGTGATCACACATCAGAGCCTGTTGGTGGGAACGCCCTACGTGGACCCAAACGGAGGGTTTACTCAGAGCCGCCTATACGCCGAAGAGATTTCGGGTCTTCTGGAACGACGAGAGTTTGTTCAATATGCCAAGGAACTGACCGATCTCCGGCTTGAGAGAGAGCGAGCACTTTCTGACATCCGGAGGCTAATCAACCAACATTGCGAGGCTGGCGCCTGGTTGTGGGATCCGTTCTTAACCGCGAAAGATATTCTGGACACCCTCTTCTTCTGCCATCGGCGCAATGCCGACCTCCGCGCATTGACATCAGGCAAAGAATCTCCTGAAGGCAGGTTGTTCAGCACTCCCGAAGATGACTTGGTTGCCCTGCAGCGCCGTGTCTTCCAGGAGGCAGAAAGCAATCTGGAGGGCCTTCGACTCGAATTCAGGAGGAAATACGGCCAATACGGTTCCTCGTTCCATGACCGCTTCCTTATCTTTCCGCGCACGTTACATCGTGAAACGCTCGTTTGGTCACTCGGGACTTCGATCAACGGTGTGGGCAAAGAGCACCACATTCTGCAGCTGGTGGATAACGGACAGGCCATCATGGATGCCTTCCTCGAACTCTGGAACAAACTCACCGAACCGGAACACCTGGTCTGGAGGGTTCCGTGA
- a CDS encoding RES family NAD+ phosphorylase — MIDLPGEHPLPHPELPTQTPLIFTIKVGEVLYRHHQTVNDPIHFGTSGLNRFDDPDCATGATFGVLYAGEDPHCCFIESCGSTTGVPAVSGAYLDARSIAKLELTEELRFIDLASSGGLTHVGADGRLFTGSYKVAQRWSAALRLHPAKPDGLRYRSRHDPTRIAYAIFTRPHSTFNVSSMGSLTAYANRGLLNELLRDYNVDLI, encoded by the coding sequence ATGATCGATCTGCCGGGAGAGCATCCCCTTCCCCATCCAGAGCTCCCTACGCAGACGCCGCTTATATTCACGATCAAGGTCGGGGAGGTCCTCTACCGTCACCACCAGACCGTCAACGATCCTATCCACTTCGGAACCTCCGGGCTCAACCGGTTCGACGATCCGGACTGCGCCACAGGCGCGACGTTTGGAGTTCTCTACGCTGGGGAAGATCCCCACTGTTGTTTCATTGAGTCATGCGGTTCAACGACGGGCGTTCCCGCAGTGTCAGGCGCATACCTCGATGCACGTTCGATCGCGAAGCTTGAGCTGACCGAAGAACTCCGGTTCATCGATCTGGCTAGCTCCGGCGGACTGACTCATGTGGGCGCTGATGGGCGTCTTTTCACGGGATCCTACAAAGTCGCACAACGTTGGTCTGCCGCTCTTAGGCTGCATCCTGCGAAGCCTGACGGGCTACGGTACCGCTCACGACATGATCCGACGCGTATCGCCTATGCGATCTTCACGCGACCACACTCGACGTTCAACGTAAGTTCGATGGGATCGCTGACCGCCTATGCGAACAGGGGGCTGCTGAATGAACTGCTGCGCGATTACAACGTCGATCTGATCTGA